GTCCAAATTATaccaaataaaaatatgtattagaGTTGATTGAAAGTCCTTTGATATTATCCCATGCCAACCAAGTTATGTAATGCTATGCCAGTTTCTGAATTCATATCAGCTGTGTTATGGTACTGTGCACTTTTGCTTGTAATTTGTAGCATCCCAAGTTATGCATTAATCACATAGCCCAATGATCGGTTTATCCTCTATTCTCCAGGGAGACCCGGGTTCGACTTTGTTGAAAATTATAACTATACAACTAAAATGTTATTTGATCAACAAAAATAACTGCATTATCATATATCAACAGATCATCTGACACCTGCAAAATTAAATGAGAACAGAGATGTGTACATTACATGATAAGGTGTGTGAAAAAACATAAATTCTCAAAGAAAAGAAACATCAATTTAAATGACTGATCACCTGTGCAACTTAGCGGGCCCAGGCCTTAAAAAGCCCAAACCAGTATCAGACAAAATTGATGGTGGCCCGTGTGAAATGATAGTGTCGTCTACTCTTTACACTGAAGTCAACCTCTCAtccaaaaaagtcaaacatttTCCCATATATAATAGCGTAATCTTTAAGCCACAAATCCTCTCAAATCCAACGGCTCACACTCTTCGAGTCCACACCACATCTCCTGCACCGCCGCTCCACCCTATCACACCCCACTCTATTTCAACCTCTCCTGGCTTCCAGATTACACTGTTCCCCCTTCCTCTCCAGTATAAAAAAACACAGGGGGTTTTATTAGGGTTTTAAACACaaacatatacacacaaaaacCTTGTATCTATCTATCTGTACTTTTATTACAATGGCGAATCCTAGGTGTTTCATGGACATAAGCATAGGAGGGGACATTGAAGGGAGGATAGTGATAGAGCTGTACAAGGATGTTGTTCCTAAGACTGCTGAGAATTTTAGGGCACTTTGTACTGGTGAAAAGGGCATTGGTCCTGTTACTGGAGTTCCTCTTCACTTTAAGGTTGTTTCTTGAGACCCCATCTCACATTTTGTCTCTATGTATGTAGCTGTAGAGGAAAGTTTGTGTCTTTATGTTTCTTGATGTGTATGTGTGTTAATTCTTGTTTTAATGGATCTTGATGTGTTGAAATAGTGATATGGGGTGCCCCAAATGTGTGTTTGTGGATGTTTGGATGTGTTTTTTCTGCTTCTAAGGTGTTACATTATTGATTTATGGAGTAATGTTTTCAACGAGTCTGAATATTCTTGGAATTTGTTGGGTTACATAATTCTTGaaagaaaatttcaatattattatCTGTAAGAAATTGATTGCATGCATTGTATTCAGAAGATTAATTGTAAGTGTCACAGAAAAAATTATACAAGATTTCCACTCTTCTCTGTTCTGCTAATTTGGAACCCTCTATTTTTCTATGGGCAGCGGTCTCTGGCATACATATGCCAGGGACTGTTTACCCTACCCACAGTTCGTGGGCCATTGGATGAATATCCTAACGGCCAGGATTATAACCtacgtccagcgcttttttagcacCGCTGGACGGGGTCTTTTTCCCCGTCCAGCGGTAAAAAAGTGCTGGACATATTAAACTTTTGTTttaatcctggccgctggatattcatccaacggctgGGAAACTGATTGTTGGTTAACAGCTCCGTGGCATACGTATGCCAGGGACCTGGACCCTTTTTCTATATGCAATATTACTTTAGAAGCATCAAACCTAATTATGCTTTACTGTGGCTATAAATAATGTGAAGTATGTAAATACTTAATTATCCCTAGATATGACTAGAAGTTCAAGAAACTGTGAGGGGATAAGCTCCACCAAGTGAGGGTTTGTACAAGCTGTCTTTTTATAATTCGGAAGGTTTTCTTTTAATCCTGAAATTTGTTTTAGGATTTATATCTCTCATGTGAATGTCAATTATATCTTGGTATACATAACAGGGTTCCTGCTTTCATCGCATAATCAGAGGCTTTATGGTACAAGGAGGTGACTTATCTGCTCGGAACGGAACAGGTGGAGAATCTATCTACGGGTTgaagtttgaagatgaaaacttTGAGTTAAAACACGAGAGAAAAGGGATGTTATCCATGGCTAACTCGGGTCCTAATACCAATGGTTCTCAGTTTTTCATAACCACTACTCGCACCACACATCTGGATGGAAAGCATGTTGTGTTTGGTAGAGTCATCAAAGGAATGGGGGTTGTTCGTTCAATGGAACATGTCATTACTGGAGATAATGATACTCCTACTTTGGATGTTATTGTGGAAGACTGTGGTGAGCTTCCTGAGGGAGCAGATGATGGGGTTTGCAACTTCTTTAAAGACGGTGATATGTATCCTGATTGGCCAGCTGACTTGGAGGAAAAATCTGATGATGTTTCCTGGTGGATGAGTACTGCAGACTTAATTAAAAGTTTCGGAAATGAACAGTTCAAGGTAGATGCCTTAACTTTTCCAGATGTTTAAGCATAGCATGAGTTGTATTTATAAATCTTACTTCTGTTTTGTCTCCTTTTTAGTTTCTTTCTGAAGAATTTTTTGCTATAAAACTTTTAGATACAAGTGTATATCTAGCTAGTCATATAATCTGACTGCATGAAAGCAATACGTACTATGTGTCCTATAAATGGTCATATTCTTGTTATTAGTTCTAGATCAAAGTGCTGTTTTTGTTACAGAAGCAAGACTATAAAATGGCACTCAAAAAGTATCACAAAGCTCTTCGCTACGTGGACGTGTGTTGGGAGAAGGAAGAAATTGATCAAGGTGTGATGCACATTCATAAGGATCCATTGTAGTGTTATTTTAACTTCATCTGTTTTGTGTTGATCTCTTATGCATTATTTGTGCTATTGACAGACAAAAGTAATTCTCTAAGGAAAACAAAGTctcaaatatttacaaacagCTCTGTAAGTTTCCTGTCATACTTGGAGCTCTGTAATTAGTTTGATGAATAACGAGTGACTGATATATTGTTCTTTCAGTTAATGATATTTAGTTAAAAAGCAGGGTCTTTAAGCACATAATGCAAGCTTTTTTCCACTAACAAAAACTTTGAAGAAGTCTAATTTGTTATTTAAAACAATACTGATTATGACTAATGTTGTCTGTGGCTGGTAgtcatttgaaattttttgatataGTTTTCCTACATAATGTTTCTCTGATATCGTACTGTGTGAGGGGTACCTCTTTCTTCAAAGTTTCTGCACGTTATATAAGTAATGAAACAATTGGAAGGGGAAAATTAAAGTTGAATGATTTCTAAAGTCTTAGATTGAACATTCTGGAAAAAATTTCTTGGTTTATCAGAGAAAATAGCTAAAAGTTCAGACATTATTACAATTTGAAGGGCGAGAAGGGTGGTTTGAAATGGTTTGATATGCGATGCAAGTTGATTTAGAATAACCACCCATATTGTCTTTTTAGGGTGACCAGTAATGATATGTATTGAGCATGTTAGTGTGCAAGCATTCTCATCTTCTATTAGTACAACAGTCAAACTACTGTGATGTAGTATAACTTGTTAAATTTTCTCTGGtttttatgcatatatatatcaacTTGTCTGCTAATGCTTTAGGTGCTCTCGTATTACTTAAACTTACTTGGTCTGTCCATTTGACATACAATATGTGACATCTCTGATTTAGGCCTGCAAATTAAAATTGGGGGATTTGCAAGGAGCATTGTTGGATGCAGACTTTGCGATCCGTGATGCAGAGGATAATGTTAAAGCTTATTTTCGCCAAGGACAGGTTAGTTAGTTAACTGATATTCTGCTGAGTTGGTTATGGTGCATCGTTGCATAATTACTCACCAAGACTTCCCAAATAATCTGTCTTTGTATTGTTAAACTGTGACAGCTGCACTTGTGGTGAAACATTTATTCAATTTATAATCATTGATCTTTGTTTAGAGTTCTATTGTCGCTGCACCCGTATCCTTGCTTCTTAGCTAGCATCCTAACAAAGACAACTCGTTTTTTAAtcgtgtgaagttgaaataTAATGAATAAGTTTTCACTTCctatttttaatttcataaattgtAGGGCCATAAACTAAATGCAGCTCACCTATCCTATTATTACTATATGTGATATAGGACAGGGGTAGGTAATGGGTAAAAACAAGGGGGTAAAGGCTTATTTCCGCAGAAAATCAGCAAAAAACACGCATAATCTGCAGACTATATGCAGCTCACCTATCCTATTATTACTATATGTGATAAAAGACGGGTGGGTAATGGGTAAAAACAAGGGGGTAAAGGCCTATGTCCG
This genomic window from Daucus carota subsp. sativus chromosome 7, DH1 v3.0, whole genome shotgun sequence contains:
- the LOC108196879 gene encoding peptidyl-prolyl cis-trans isomerase CYP40 → MANPRCFMDISIGGDIEGRIVIELYKDVVPKTAENFRALCTGEKGIGPVTGVPLHFKGSCFHRIIRGFMVQGGDLSARNGTGGESIYGLKFEDENFELKHERKGMLSMANSGPNTNGSQFFITTTRTTHLDGKHVVFGRVIKGMGVVRSMEHVITGDNDTPTLDVIVEDCGELPEGADDGVCNFFKDGDMYPDWPADLEEKSDDVSWWMSTADLIKSFGNEQFKKQDYKMALKKYHKALRYVDVCWEKEEIDQDKSNSLRKTKSQIFTNSSACKLKLGDLQGALLDADFAIRDAEDNVKAYFRQGQAYMALNDIDAAVESFKKALALEPNDGGIKKELAAANRKIADRRDREKKAYSRMFK